The proteins below come from a single Roseiflexus sp. RS-1 genomic window:
- a CDS encoding tetratricopeptide repeat protein, which yields MNADTLHQAIAAARDGRRDDARALLLHLLEADPRNERAWLWLSGVVDDPEDVKICLENVLALNPSNPRARQGLEWLHARMGLPLPPLPPPDQTGSRLEREIDTRALSVARLRAYRTTLAVVEPVAPLPPKPDPISAPVPSTPQSRSVATRANPAPAPPASAPAAATARTAVAPLSTAPAHRLAAVAPVDDATIPCPYCGAPTVETQRRCTQCGGNLLVRVAPSDERSPIVQALVWMWRGGAVVVLLIALVFPVMGVLLYQEAPANGFPIGILIPAVILALVALIGFSVAQQLAQRAAWALYLAAGLTTVGLIGALALAMRPDTLTAMLDRLTGATSIPSAWLPPLMAGARLIAIGAGVAHLAAIALTIAGYDAIVGRLERFRHILKPSDHLTHYNNGVALKNRGMWYVAALEWEWAVKKAPYDVTYLRALGLAYARLKQFDKARSMIDRALQAAPDNPGLREDRALIERLASQEQR from the coding sequence ATGAATGCCGATACGTTGCACCAGGCAATCGCCGCCGCGCGCGATGGGCGTCGTGACGACGCACGTGCGCTGCTGCTCCATCTGCTGGAAGCCGATCCGCGCAACGAGCGCGCCTGGCTCTGGCTGTCGGGGGTTGTCGATGATCCGGAGGACGTGAAGATCTGCCTGGAAAATGTGCTGGCGCTGAATCCGTCCAATCCACGCGCGCGCCAGGGGCTGGAATGGCTGCACGCGCGGATGGGTCTGCCATTGCCGCCACTCCCCCCGCCGGACCAAACCGGCAGCCGCCTGGAGCGCGAGATCGATACGCGCGCACTATCGGTTGCACGCCTGCGCGCATACCGCACAACTCTGGCAGTCGTCGAGCCGGTTGCACCACTGCCACCGAAGCCCGACCCGATATCCGCACCTGTACCGTCCACACCCCAGAGCAGGTCGGTTGCGACGCGAGCCAATCCCGCACCAGCGCCACCGGCGTCCGCTCCCGCAGCAGCGACCGCCAGAACAGCAGTTGCCCCACTATCAACCGCTCCTGCGCATCGCCTGGCAGCGGTCGCACCGGTGGATGATGCAACCATCCCCTGTCCCTACTGCGGCGCGCCGACGGTCGAAACGCAACGCCGCTGCACCCAGTGCGGCGGAAATCTGCTGGTGCGGGTGGCGCCGTCGGATGAACGGTCGCCGATTGTGCAGGCGCTGGTCTGGATGTGGCGCGGCGGCGCCGTTGTCGTGCTTCTGATCGCGCTCGTCTTTCCGGTGATGGGTGTCTTGCTTTATCAGGAAGCGCCAGCGAACGGTTTCCCTATTGGCATCCTGATACCGGCGGTGATCCTTGCGCTGGTTGCACTCATCGGTTTTTCGGTCGCGCAGCAACTGGCGCAACGCGCCGCCTGGGCGCTCTACCTGGCGGCGGGACTGACCACTGTCGGACTGATCGGCGCGCTGGCGCTTGCCATGCGCCCCGACACCCTCACAGCGATGCTGGACCGCCTGACCGGTGCAACATCGATCCCATCAGCCTGGCTTCCCCCGCTGATGGCTGGCGCCAGGCTGATCGCCATTGGCGCAGGCGTGGCGCATCTCGCTGCGATTGCGCTCACCATCGCCGGGTACGATGCTATTGTCGGCAGACTCGAGCGTTTTCGCCATATCCTGAAGCCGTCCGACCATCTGACGCACTACAATAACGGCGTCGCACTGAAGAATCGCGGCATGTGGTATGTTGCGGCGCTCGAATGGGAATGGGCGGTCAAAAAAGCGCCCTATGACGTAACGTATTTGCGCGCACTGGGACTGGCATATGCGCGCTTGAAGCAGTTCGATAAGGCGCGCTCCATGATCGACCGGGCGTTGCAGGCGGCGCCTGACAATCCCGGCTTACGAGAAGATCGGGCGCTGATCGAGCGTCTGGCGTCGCAGGAACAACGTTGA